In Pseudophryne corroboree isolate aPseCor3 chromosome 3, aPseCor3.hap2, whole genome shotgun sequence, a genomic segment contains:
- the R3HCC1L gene encoding coiled-coil domain-containing protein R3HCC1L isoform X2 gives MSRKDTMEKYRPRIRRPDKALYVPKAMRHTGDENGARENSAEDLTSSTNNTPIQNRHRNVTVETVSRVHEHREDVDLELAKSLSSKKEATHKDRAPVYIAAEGDSSRDADNSLLINENWSLGSIESSLSATRIDSTATVHGVPFSKEHDADCGKSDSHRIPQRYEHCRRVSAESKEERDRARRKAQAKEGSRKSAPCVAELKRSDHMHSPSLARFSSSMEQVTGGSASVCQQAILGAPSKNVHNPCKHKAPNVDMAEVQSRALLHNTDSVGVISTSDAAKDPCVGLRACAGDTENTGNAVLCAKQDHNVERKLVLCLVAVENALDLMEKDNGSVVCVIEPCSRDADESSVLLQACPTQSTKGELHNVHISDWSAHQDTPHIRPQNVSGAHGKEEVESEGGYGYLNDEGMELRGIITTECKRDGVEENVLDIQCTEAGLVIESAGLSPVVANPECPLLPTVELKEGTAESGPAVTSTEPFVAIAECPQVPSVVHEEQVATAESVPAVTSVALAIAECPQVPSVVHEERVATAESVPAVTSVALAVANAECPQVPSVVHEEQVATVESVPAVTSLALAVATTECPQVPSVVHEEQVATVESVPAVTSLALAVANAECPQVPSVVHEEQVATVESVPAVTSLEPAVANAECPQVPSVVHEEQVATVESVPAVTSLEPAVANAECPQVPSVVHEEQVATAESVPAVTRAVPAVATTECPQMPDVVPKEEVAPADLLPAVTSAEPLVLMEEIAEPVVAEQVPSVRSTESLPAVESAESALTGVGTDSNLGIDLNCSEDLKETLEYKTVTGSDCVLKGSLPPSSRDDLKAGHGTRHCVTASTPPDGNGAPCGGNMDGDESWDALFNDDGDCVDSRLLEELTVEEKIQRSPQESRFNYYDYEPKEPSMDDLELSHVIEIYDFPADFKTEDLCRAFAIYQKKGFDIKWVDDTHALGLFSSPITARDALTSKNPLLKVRPLSQATRASRVKARTCAGRTPRILQVKTTLLHSTNYFHSL, from the exons GATACAATGGAGAAATACCGACCTCGAATTCGAAGGCCCGACAAAGCCTTATATGTGCCAAAGGCTATGCGACATACAGGAGACGAAAACGGTGCCCGCGAAAACTCAGCCGAAGACCTCACCTCCTCTACTAATAACACTCCCATCCAAAACAGACACCGGAACGTCACCGTAGAGACCGTGTCTAGAGTCCATGAACACAGGGAAGACGTAGACTTGGAGCTTGCAAAATCCCTGTCTTCAAAGAAAGAGGCTACACACAAAGACAGGGCACCAGTATACATAGCGGCAGAAGGGGATTCCTCACGTGACGCTGATAATAGCCTGCTTATTAATGAGAACTGGTCGCTGGGCTCCATAGAAAGCAGCCTGTCTGCAACTCGCATTGATTCCACCGCCACAGTTCACGGTGTTCCTTTTTCAAAGGAGCACGATGCTGATTGCGGCAAGTCTGACAGCCACAGGATACCACAGCGGTATGAACATTGTAGAAGAGTGTCAGCAGAGAGTAAGGAGGAACGGGATAGGGCCAGGAGGAAAGCGCAAGCCAAGGAAGGGTCTAGAAAGTCAGCGCCTTGTGTGGCAGAGTTAAAGAGAAGTGATCACATGCATTCTCCAAGCTTAGCCAGGTTCTCAAGCAGCATGGAGCAGGTAACTGGGGGCTCAGCGTCTGTATGTCAGCAGGCAATATTAGGGGCACCATCTAAAAATGTACATAATCCCTGTAAGCACAAAGCACCAAACGTAGACATGGCGGAAGTACAGAGCAGAGCCTTATTGCACAACACAGATAGCGTCGGAGTAATCTCTACAAGCGACGCCGCTAAAGACCCATGCGTGGGGCTTAGAGCCTGCGCAGGCGACACGGAGAACACGGGTAATGCAGTCTTGTGCGCAAAGCAAGACCATAATGTCGAAAGAAAACTAGTTCTGTGTCTTGTAGCAGTAGAGAATGCGTTAGATCTCATGGAGAAGGACAACGGTTCCGTTGTCTGTGTTATTGAGCCCTGTAGCAGGGACGCAGATGAAAGCAGCGTTCTTTTACAAGCATGCCCGACTCAGAGCACCAAAGGTGAATTACATAACGTACATATTTCTGATTGGTCAGCGCATCAGGACACGCCTCACATTAGACCACAAAATGTTAGTGGCGCTCATGGAAAAGAGGAGGTTGAGAGTGAAGGCGGCTACGGTTATTTAAATGATGAAGGTATGGAACTGAGGGGCATAATCACAACTGAATGCAAAAGAGATGGTGTAGAAGAGAACGTGCTAGATATTCAGTGTACAGAAGCAGGGCTGGTTATAGAAAGTGCAGGCCTTTCGCCAGTTGTGGCAAATCCAGAATGCCCGCTGTTGCCTACTGTAGAGCTTAAGGAGGGTACTGCAGAGAGTGGGCCAGCAGTGACAAGTACAGAGCCATTTGTGGCAATTGCAGAGTGCCCGCAAGTACCAtctgtggtgcatgaggagcaggTGGCTACTGCAGAGTCTGTGCCTGCTGTGACGAGTGTAGCGTTGGCAATTGCAGAGTGCCCGCAGGTCCCATCTGTGGTGCATGAGGAACGGGTGGCTACTGCAGAGTCTGTGCCTGCTGTAACGAGTGTAGCGTTAGCTGTGGCAAATGCAGAGTGCCCGCAGGTCCCATCTGTGGTGCATGAGGAACAGGTGGCTACTGTAGAGTCTGTGCCTGCTGTGACGAGTTTAGCGTTAGCTGTGGCAACAACAGAGTGCCCGCAGGTCCCATCTGTGGTGCATGAGGAACAGGTGGCTACTGTAGAGTCTGTGCCTGCTGTGACGAGTTTAGCGTTAGCTGTGGCAAATGCAGAGTGCCCGCAGGTCCCATCTGTGGTGCATGAGGAACAGGTGGCTACTGTAGAGTCTGTGCCTGCTGTGACGAGTCTGGAACCAGCTGTGGCAAATGCAGAGTGCCCGCAGGTCCCATCTGTGGTGCATGAGGAACAGGTGGCTACTGTAGAGTCTGTGCCTGCTGTGACGAGTCTGGAACCAGCTGTGGCAAATGCAGAGTGCCCACAGGTCCCTtctgtggtgcatgaggagcaggTGGCTACTGCAGAGTCTGTGCCTGCTGTAACAAGGGCTGTGCCAGCTGTGGCAACAACAGAGTGCCCACAAATGCCTGATGTAGTTCCTAAGGAGGAAGTGGCACCTGCAGATCTGTTACCTGCTGTGACAAGTGCAGAGCCTCTGGTGCTGATGGAGGAAATTGCAGAGCCAGTAGTTGCGGAGCAGGTGCCCTCTGTGCGGAGTACAGAGTCTTTGCCAGCTGTGGAGAGTGCGGAGTCGGCTCTGACTGGGGTGGGCACTGACTCTAACTTGGGGATAGACCTGAACTGCTCGGAAGATCTGAAGGAAACACTGGAATATAAGACGGTGACTGGGTCTGACTGTGTTCTGAAGGGGAGCTTGCCGCCAAGCAGCAGAGATGATCTGAAAGCTGGCCACGGAACGAGGCATTGCGTTACTGCTTCCACACCACCTGATGGAAATGGGGCTCCGTGTGGAGGGAACATGGATGGTGATGAGAGCTGGGATGCTCTGTTCAATGATGACGGGGATTGTGTTGACTCTCGCCTTCTAGAAGAG CTGACAGTCGAAGAGAAGATCCAGAGAAGCCCCCAGGAGTCCAGATTTAACTATTATGACTATGAGCCTAAAGAGCCGTCTATGGATGATCTAGAACTGTCACATGTGATTGAAATCTATGACTTCCCGGCAGATTTTAAGACTGAGGATTTGTGCCGAGCATTTGCCATCTACCA GAAGAAGGGGTTTGACATTAAATGGGTGGACGATACACACGCTCTCGGCCTGTTCTCAAGTCCGATCACAG